A genomic segment from Alistipes senegalensis JC50 encodes:
- a CDS encoding ATP-grasp domain-containing protein, protein MKILLLDGHTIQALPMMKALTRLNAEVTIFCEDRISYGYFSRYARHRVLCPAPKTDETAYLDFLLEYIRMNPQDLVIPLFNDTAEFASRHKMEIEASGSKVDIPAWEVFIRGHDKELLMETCKTLGIPHPRTANPEKIGYEKAIGYVGYPCLIKPNLGAGAKGIKIIHSRENFERYYQTTVQKFGASCIQEFIPQTGTQYKVQLYRSESGAIVASSVYEKSRYYPLDGGTSTCNLTIERPDLVGLYARILDYLDWVGMADFDCIEDPRDGIVKLMEINPRVPGTIKASFVSGVNFAEVMVDRALGRGYKSYRYMPGKILRNFATELLWFYKSGDRFHTRPNWFRFFGRNVYYADGAWSDPLPMIAGFLGGIKKLASADFRKSKRK, encoded by the coding sequence ATGAAGATTTTATTGTTGGATGGTCATACCATTCAGGCGTTGCCGATGATGAAGGCCTTGACCCGTTTGAATGCGGAGGTTACGATTTTTTGCGAAGACCGGATTTCTTACGGATATTTTTCCCGATATGCACGCCATCGCGTATTGTGCCCTGCTCCCAAGACGGACGAAACAGCCTATCTTGATTTTCTGCTTGAATACATCCGGATGAATCCTCAGGATCTGGTGATTCCGCTGTTCAATGATACGGCCGAATTCGCAAGTCGTCATAAGATGGAGATCGAAGCTTCGGGTTCCAAAGTAGATATTCCTGCGTGGGAGGTATTCATTCGGGGACACGATAAAGAGCTTTTGATGGAGACTTGCAAAACATTGGGGATTCCCCATCCCCGAACTGCGAATCCGGAAAAGATCGGATACGAAAAGGCGATCGGTTATGTCGGATATCCGTGCCTGATAAAACCCAATCTGGGCGCCGGAGCCAAAGGAATCAAAATAATTCATAGCCGGGAGAATTTCGAGCGGTATTACCAGACTACGGTGCAAAAATTCGGAGCAAGCTGCATCCAGGAATTCATTCCGCAGACTGGAACCCAATACAAAGTACAACTGTATCGCAGTGAGTCCGGGGCGATCGTGGCTTCGAGCGTTTACGAAAAGAGCCGTTATTATCCGCTGGACGGAGGAACGAGTACCTGTAATCTGACCATTGAACGTCCGGATTTGGTCGGATTGTATGCTCGGATTCTGGATTATCTGGATTGGGTGGGGATGGCTGATTTCGATTGTATCGAGGACCCTCGCGACGGCATTGTCAAATTGATGGAGATCAATCCGAGAGTTCCGGGAACGATTAAAGCGTCGTTTGTATCTGGGGTGAACTTTGCCGAGGTGATGGTGGACCGGGCGCTCGGGCGCGGCTATAAGTCGTATCGGTATATGCCGGGTAAGATATTGCGGAATTTTGCAACCGAATTACTGTGGTTTTATAAAAGCGGGGACCGTTTCCATACCCGGCCGAATTGGTTCCGGTTTTTCGGAAGGAACGTGTATTATGCCGACGGGGCGTGGAGCGATCCGTTGCCGATGATCGCCGGATTTTTAGGCGGTATCAAGAAACTGGCGAGTGCCGATTTCCGGAAAAGCAAACGTAAGTAG
- a CDS encoding acyltransferase family protein, producing MRDMKYDIARSVAMIWVVGIYHLSEYLFSPLHELQWARMVTWGCLGTFTFISAYFLAGKNEFKNWTQIRAFYAKRLLRLYPLFVLSALTLLLIGFNDWEQTWKGVLGVSTFFAPQINTLWYVSMLIGFYLLTPFLQRGGVVHKLVVYSGIMAGAALFKVVFHTGVDNRFFYYFTVYTAGVLFARHTPPRTQAHLYASKALLITGVIAYLLCLGWVLYRPNALVMMVGGFIGTFLLLSGSNRLADCSCIGKPIRFFSYGSMAAYLFHRQIYYCGLFVYNPENEWWKAVYLVLAILPVIFFISYCIQLCYDRLISSGR from the coding sequence ATGCGGGACATGAAATATGATATCGCACGAAGTGTTGCGATGATTTGGGTCGTGGGAATTTATCATTTGTCTGAGTATCTGTTCTCTCCCCTGCATGAATTGCAATGGGCCCGGATGGTGACTTGGGGATGTCTGGGAACTTTCACTTTTATTTCCGCCTATTTCCTTGCCGGAAAGAACGAATTCAAGAATTGGACTCAGATTCGAGCTTTCTATGCAAAACGCCTGCTTCGGCTCTATCCGCTTTTCGTGCTGTCGGCTCTTACCTTGTTGTTGATTGGATTCAATGACTGGGAACAGACTTGGAAAGGTGTGCTCGGAGTTTCGACTTTTTTCGCTCCGCAGATCAATACGCTTTGGTATGTTTCCATGTTGATCGGTTTTTATTTGCTCACTCCTTTTTTGCAACGAGGCGGTGTCGTTCACAAATTGGTTGTATACAGCGGGATCATGGCGGGAGCCGCCTTGTTCAAAGTCGTGTTCCATACGGGGGTGGATAACCGGTTCTTCTATTATTTCACCGTCTATACGGCGGGGGTCCTTTTTGCACGGCATACCCCCCCCCGGACGCAGGCTCATTTATACGCATCGAAAGCTCTGTTAATAACCGGAGTTATTGCCTATTTGCTTTGTTTGGGATGGGTGCTGTACCGACCGAATGCGTTGGTGATGATGGTCGGCGGATTTATCGGAACTTTTTTATTGTTGTCGGGCTCGAACCGGTTGGCCGATTGTTCTTGCATCGGTAAACCGATCCGTTTTTTCAGTTACGGCAGTATGGCTGCTTATTTGTTCCATCGGCAGATATATTATTGCGGCCTGTTCGTATACAATCCTGAAAATGAGTGGTGGAAGGCTGTTTATCTCGTACTGGCCATTCTTCCCGTTATATTTTTCATATCTTATTGTATCCAACTCTGTTATGACCGGTTGATTTCTTCCGGTCGCTAA
- a CDS encoding polysaccharide deacetylase family protein, which yields MYILTFDVEEWFHLLDNDSTRSEAEWVRYPVRIYENMERIFRILEDTDTRATFFVIGWIARTYPDLVRRIAEKYEIGSHTMNHQLVWQQNRKAFKEDVSASVSLLEDITGKPVRYFRAPGFSIRSSEAWAFEVIQECGIEVDCSVFPAHHAHGGIPSYGRAVPSVISHEGVRIKEFPICTKEIGGRHIIFSGGGYFRLFPYWLIRKWAEEKSEYMISYIHPRDLDAGQPMIGELPWSRKFKSYVGLKGADRKLRRLLTDFPFTDLAAADRLVDWTGAPVVEL from the coding sequence ATGTACATACTTACGTTCGATGTCGAGGAGTGGTTCCATCTCCTCGACAATGACTCTACACGCTCCGAGGCGGAGTGGGTCCGCTATCCGGTCCGCATTTACGAGAATATGGAGCGCATTTTCCGGATTCTCGAAGATACGGATACGCGGGCGACGTTTTTCGTGATCGGATGGATCGCCCGGACTTATCCGGATCTTGTGCGGCGCATCGCCGAAAAATATGAAATCGGGAGCCATACGATGAACCACCAACTCGTATGGCAGCAGAACCGGAAGGCTTTCAAGGAGGATGTGAGCGCTTCGGTCAGTTTGTTGGAGGATATCACCGGAAAACCGGTGCGGTATTTCCGCGCACCGGGCTTTTCGATCCGCAGCAGCGAAGCCTGGGCTTTCGAGGTTATCCAGGAGTGCGGGATCGAGGTCGATTGTTCGGTGTTTCCGGCGCATCACGCGCACGGCGGCATCCCTTCCTACGGCCGTGCCGTGCCGAGTGTTATCAGCCATGAAGGTGTGAGGATCAAGGAGTTCCCGATATGTACCAAGGAGATCGGCGGACGGCACATCATCTTCTCCGGCGGCGGATATTTCCGGTTGTTTCCCTATTGGCTGATCCGCAAATGGGCTGAGGAGAAGTCCGAATACATGATTTCGTACATTCATCCGCGCGATCTCGATGCCGGGCAGCCCATGATCGGCGAATTGCCGTGGTCCCGGAAATTCAAATCCTATGTGGGGCTGAAGGGTGCCGACAGGAAATTGCGCCGGTTGCTTACGGATTTTCCCTTTACGGATTTGGCCGCGGCCGATAGGCTGGTCGATTGGACGGGCGCTCCCGTGGTCGAGCTTTGA
- a CDS encoding beta-N-acetylhexosaminidase: MKKLFFLLCACSLSGAALGAGPEANIVPRPASVVPGEGTFTLTASTVIGTGRDARLRNVAELFAEAVEPVLGGRMKSAAGGAVNLTTDDTLAAEAYVLEITTSGVAIRGGTAQGVFYGLQSLRQLVVNGYGVLPVVTVKDRPFFEHRGGMLDSGRYFWTPDQVKEFIDILALHKMNRFHWHLTEDQGWRIEIKKYPELTRVGSVRRETIVGHYANSTEYDGTPYGGFYTQKEIREIVQYAADRFITVIPEIELPGHAVAALASYPWLGCRGEGYEVRTRWGISPEVYCPGKETTFGFLQDVFTEVLALFPSEYIHIGGDECPKESWKTCPMCQQRIKDEGLKDEFELQSYTVRRMEKWLGEHGRKIIGWDEILEGGVSPTATVMSWRGSKGGIAAAKAGNHVIMAPNDFCYLDYYQTKDPMKEPLGIGGFVPVSKSYALDPYNGLAPEERPYILGVQANLWTEYIFTSTHLKHMLLPRLAAIAEVGWAYDRKDFADFKRRMNSFRKCYDAAGYNYATYFFDGKDE, from the coding sequence ATGAAAAAACTGTTTTTCCTGCTGTGCGCCTGCTCGCTGTCGGGCGCGGCGCTCGGAGCCGGTCCCGAGGCGAATATCGTCCCCCGTCCCGCATCGGTCGTTCCCGGCGAAGGAACCTTCACCCTAACCGCTTCGACCGTGATCGGCACGGGCCGCGACGCCCGACTGCGGAACGTCGCCGAACTCTTCGCCGAAGCCGTCGAACCGGTGCTCGGAGGCCGCATGAAAAGCGCCGCCGGAGGTGCCGTCAACCTGACGACAGACGATACGCTGGCCGCCGAAGCGTATGTGCTCGAAATCACGACGTCGGGCGTCGCAATCCGCGGCGGCACGGCGCAGGGCGTGTTCTACGGCCTGCAAAGCCTGCGCCAGCTCGTCGTGAACGGCTACGGCGTCCTGCCCGTCGTGACGGTGAAAGACCGTCCGTTCTTCGAACACCGCGGAGGCATGCTCGACTCCGGCCGCTATTTCTGGACCCCGGACCAAGTCAAAGAATTCATCGACATCCTCGCCCTGCACAAGATGAACCGTTTCCACTGGCACCTGACCGAAGATCAGGGCTGGCGCATCGAAATCAAGAAATACCCCGAACTGACCCGCGTCGGGTCGGTGCGCCGGGAGACGATCGTGGGCCACTACGCCAATTCGACCGAATACGACGGGACGCCCTACGGGGGATTCTACACCCAGAAAGAGATCCGCGAGATCGTGCAATACGCCGCCGACCGCTTTATCACGGTGATCCCCGAAATCGAACTGCCGGGGCATGCCGTGGCGGCGCTGGCCTCCTATCCGTGGCTGGGCTGCCGGGGCGAAGGCTACGAGGTCCGCACGCGCTGGGGCATCAGTCCCGAAGTCTACTGTCCGGGCAAGGAAACGACGTTCGGATTTTTGCAGGACGTTTTCACGGAGGTTCTGGCGCTGTTTCCCTCGGAGTATATCCACATCGGCGGCGACGAATGTCCGAAAGAGAGCTGGAAAACCTGCCCGATGTGCCAGCAGCGCATCAAGGACGAGGGGCTGAAAGATGAATTCGAACTCCAAAGCTACACCGTGCGCCGCATGGAGAAATGGCTCGGCGAACACGGCCGCAAGATCATCGGCTGGGACGAAATCCTCGAAGGCGGGGTTTCGCCGACGGCCACCGTCATGTCGTGGCGCGGTTCGAAAGGCGGTATCGCCGCAGCCAAAGCCGGCAACCATGTCATCATGGCGCCGAACGATTTCTGCTACCTGGACTACTATCAGACGAAAGATCCGATGAAGGAGCCGCTGGGCATCGGCGGATTCGTCCCGGTCAGCAAATCCTATGCGCTCGACCCCTACAACGGGCTTGCACCGGAGGAGCGGCCCTACATACTCGGCGTTCAGGCGAACCTCTGGACGGAATACATCTTCACGTCCACGCATCTGAAACACATGCTGCTGCCGCGTCTGGCGGCCATCGCCGAGGTGGGCTGGGCCTACGATCGCAAGGATTTCGCGGATTTCAAACGCCGCATGAACTCCTTCCGCAAATGCTACGATGCCGCGGGATACAACTACGCCACCTACTTTTTCGACGGCAAAGACGAATAA